One stretch of Roseimicrobium sp. ORNL1 DNA includes these proteins:
- a CDS encoding YihY/virulence factor BrkB family protein — protein sequence MHSPSLAPPLEVSPPSAPATEPLKARGWVNLFRDAFKAWNEDKALRLSAALAYYSVFSIAPLLVITIAIAGLVLDDDAASGRLYDSMKGYIGSQAAAGVQAMVESASKPKSGIIATVVGGATLLLGASGVLGQLKDALNTIWEVELKKGVGLAFMIRSKFLNFGMVLVIGLLLLVSLLLSSFLTSLNQSFEQVLTLPAWVWTILASVVSLGVISTLFAMLFKILPDACIRWRDVWIGALITAVLFELGKFALGWYLGRESTASAYGSAASVVLLILWVYYASCILLFGAEFTQVYAAATGHVIKPSAYAQVAPEAALKVEKNMAVSSPPGATSVDEEGETWTPQARAHRQREKVNPVFSHRLFDPVLKYLEGRGMLLSIEAKEALGQSATILILAAVACVTLFVAWSLLAISLVGLLANHFDWPWVNAVALTGGAHLLAAILVALLIWRRVMKGAWFAETFRELKKDRIWLRGTPH from the coding sequence ATGCACTCGCCCAGCCTCGCCCCACCTCTGGAAGTTTCACCTCCTTCCGCGCCGGCTACGGAGCCCCTGAAGGCGCGCGGTTGGGTGAATCTGTTTCGTGATGCCTTCAAAGCATGGAATGAGGATAAGGCTCTACGGCTCTCCGCGGCGCTCGCGTACTACTCGGTCTTTTCCATCGCTCCGCTCCTGGTCATCACCATCGCCATCGCCGGACTCGTGCTGGATGATGACGCCGCCTCCGGCCGCCTTTATGATTCGATGAAAGGTTACATTGGTAGTCAGGCCGCTGCGGGGGTGCAGGCCATGGTGGAGAGTGCCTCCAAGCCGAAGAGTGGGATCATCGCCACGGTTGTAGGTGGGGCCACGCTGCTCCTCGGGGCGTCCGGCGTGCTGGGTCAGCTCAAGGATGCGCTGAATACCATTTGGGAAGTCGAGTTAAAAAAAGGCGTGGGACTCGCCTTCATGATTCGTTCGAAGTTTCTGAACTTCGGCATGGTCCTGGTCATTGGACTTCTGCTTCTGGTGTCGCTGCTGCTCAGTTCCTTTCTCACCAGCTTGAATCAGAGTTTTGAGCAGGTCCTCACACTGCCGGCGTGGGTGTGGACCATCCTGGCATCCGTGGTCTCGCTGGGTGTCATCTCCACGCTTTTTGCCATGCTGTTCAAGATTCTCCCGGATGCATGCATCCGCTGGAGGGATGTCTGGATTGGCGCGCTCATCACCGCGGTGCTCTTTGAGTTGGGCAAGTTCGCTCTCGGTTGGTACCTCGGGCGTGAAAGCACGGCGAGTGCCTATGGCTCTGCGGCGTCGGTGGTTCTGCTGATTCTCTGGGTGTATTACGCCTCATGCATCCTGCTCTTCGGCGCGGAGTTTACCCAAGTGTATGCCGCAGCGACCGGACATGTCATCAAGCCCAGCGCCTATGCCCAGGTGGCTCCGGAAGCCGCTCTGAAAGTGGAGAAGAATATGGCCGTGTCCTCGCCACCCGGCGCGACAAGTGTGGATGAGGAAGGGGAAACCTGGACCCCGCAGGCCCGCGCGCATCGGCAGCGTGAGAAGGTGAATCCTGTGTTCTCACACCGGCTCTTTGATCCCGTGCTGAAGTATCTGGAAGGCCGCGGCATGCTGCTGAGCATTGAGGCGAAGGAAGCGCTGGGACAATCTGCGACCATTCTCATTCTCGCCGCCGTCGCCTGTGTCACGCTGTTTGTGGCGTGGTCACTTCTCGCCATCTCGCTTGTGGGCTTACTCGCGAATCACTTCGACTGGCCGTGGGTAAATGCCGTGGCCCTCACCGGTGGTGCGCATCTGCTCGCCGCCATCTTAGTGGCCTTGCTCATCTGGCGTCGCGTGATGAAGGGCGCATGGTTCGCAGAAACGTTCAGGGAACTCAAAAAGGATCGCATATGGCTTCGGGGAACGCCGCACTAA
- a CDS encoding NirA family protein — protein MSTDLLTPPTRANGSPDDGFSGEQKRYLEGFFAALNAKGISFGDLAPAPAGPAVPAGPNLDDLTKEERIKHDLHPFDAIEQLMLDARWNAKPDPESIFRFKWNGLFWLSPVKDGYMCRLRIPGGVVKSFQLRELAAISRELTSGYIQITTRNNFQIRLIEPKNCPEVLRRIQSVGLHSKGAGADNIRNITMNPCAGYDPMELIDVRPFVNELATHIISSKEFYDLPRKFNIAFDGGGLVSSVEDTNDIGASAVEIGENDQGIEPGVWFRIALGGVTGHQTFASDWGVLVKQDELIKVVLAIVRVFIRDGDRTNRKKARLKYLLEERGFEKFLTDVEELGKFKLLRLAADSPVQLARKFSQQGHTHVGAYPQKQEGLHYIGASVPVGQMTPKQMERIADIADSYGTGEVRLTVWQNFIIPNIPAAYVKTASKALSKLGFPTEQSPLRNGFVACTGNRYCKFAASDTKGHAIAMMDYLDKRVKLDKPVNVHFTGCAHSCAQHFMGDIGLLGTKAKGESGEGYHITVGGGFGENRKVGRQIFSTVPFESLGTTLEGMLKCYLAKREGDESFHTFCNRHTVGQLQELFSNS, from the coding sequence ATGTCTACTGATCTCCTCACCCCACCCACCCGCGCCAATGGCTCCCCGGATGACGGATTCTCCGGCGAACAGAAGCGCTATCTCGAAGGGTTCTTCGCCGCGCTCAACGCGAAGGGCATCTCCTTCGGCGACCTCGCTCCCGCACCCGCTGGACCGGCCGTCCCCGCAGGACCAAATCTGGATGACCTCACCAAGGAGGAGCGCATCAAGCACGACCTGCATCCCTTCGATGCCATCGAGCAGCTTATGCTGGATGCGCGCTGGAATGCGAAGCCGGACCCGGAGAGCATCTTCCGCTTCAAGTGGAATGGCCTCTTCTGGCTCTCCCCAGTGAAGGACGGCTACATGTGCCGCCTCCGCATTCCCGGCGGTGTGGTGAAGTCCTTCCAACTTCGTGAGCTGGCCGCCATCTCGCGCGAACTCACCTCGGGCTACATCCAGATCACCACGCGGAACAACTTCCAGATTCGCCTCATTGAGCCGAAGAACTGCCCGGAAGTGCTGCGCCGCATCCAGTCCGTGGGCCTGCACTCCAAGGGCGCGGGTGCGGACAACATCCGCAATATCACGATGAACCCCTGCGCGGGCTATGACCCGATGGAGTTGATCGATGTGCGCCCGTTCGTGAATGAACTGGCCACGCACATCATCTCCAGCAAGGAGTTCTACGATCTGCCGCGCAAGTTCAACATCGCCTTCGATGGCGGCGGCCTGGTCAGCAGTGTGGAAGACACGAATGACATCGGCGCGAGTGCGGTGGAAATCGGTGAGAACGACCAGGGCATCGAGCCGGGCGTGTGGTTCCGCATCGCCCTCGGTGGTGTGACCGGTCACCAGACCTTTGCGAGCGACTGGGGTGTCCTGGTGAAACAGGATGAACTCATCAAGGTCGTCCTCGCCATCGTCCGCGTGTTCATTCGCGACGGCGACCGCACCAACCGCAAGAAGGCGCGCCTCAAGTACCTGCTTGAAGAGCGTGGCTTTGAGAAATTCCTCACCGATGTGGAAGAGCTCGGGAAGTTCAAGCTGCTGCGCTTGGCTGCAGATTCTCCCGTGCAGCTGGCGCGCAAGTTCTCACAGCAGGGGCACACCCACGTGGGTGCCTATCCGCAGAAGCAGGAAGGTCTGCATTACATCGGCGCAAGCGTGCCGGTGGGTCAGATGACGCCGAAGCAGATGGAACGCATCGCGGACATCGCAGACAGCTATGGCACCGGCGAAGTGCGCCTCACGGTGTGGCAGAATTTCATCATCCCGAACATCCCTGCCGCCTATGTGAAGACGGCTAGCAAGGCGCTCTCGAAGCTCGGCTTCCCCACGGAACAGAGCCCGCTGCGCAATGGCTTCGTGGCCTGCACGGGCAACCGCTACTGCAAGTTTGCGGCGAGCGATACGAAGGGACACGCCATCGCGATGATGGACTACCTCGACAAGCGGGTGAAGCTCGACAAGCCGGTGAACGTCCACTTCACGGGATGCGCGCACTCCTGTGCCCAGCATTTCATGGGCGATATCGGATTGCTCGGCACGAAGGCGAAGGGTGAGTCCGGCGAAGGATATCACATCACGGTGGGCGGCGGCTTTGGCGAGAATCGCAAGGTAGGCCGGCAGATCTTCAGCACGGTGCCTTTTGAATCTCTCGGCACCACGCTGGAAGGCATGCTGAAGTGCTACCTGGCGAAGCGGGAGGGAGATGAATCCTTCCACACCTTCTGCAATCGCCACACGGTGGGTCAGCTTCAGGAGTTGTTCTCCAATTCATAA
- a CDS encoding DmsC/YnfH family molybdoenzyme membrane anchor subunit, with translation MVAELEHRTSLVDKLLAEQAQLGTAVEQFSEWHERGTHDEPLQARHYRSLIPMLRPKQGEQYAFEVNLDQCTGCKACVAACHSLNGLDDDESWRDVGLLVGDVYIPYQQTVTTACHHCVDPACSNGCPVLAYSKDEETGIVRHLDDQCIGCSYCILKCPYDVPKFNKKRGIVRKCDMCHQRLAVGEAPACVQSCPNGAIAIRIVNVSETITAATTEVSTAPTSTYSSSAHLLPDTVSSGYTRPSTRYVSSKPVPASAMAVNAATPPVEHTHGPLVVMLVLTQFAAGVFLFAQSNALVSWIGTAIASLGIGASIAHLGQPLKAWRCFLGLRRSWLSREIVAFGGFPPAGAAAALGFIPSWWVAVIGFACVFCSVMVYVDTRRPFWQMSQTLPKFFGTGLVLGGALTACFGLVAPGMVLAFAAVKLVFELLYLSRDEEQHTRTKRLLLGPLKVWHFSRFALGMSGAALMLHSPIAGLLVLLAGEILERIIFFRGGAAWRMPGHA, from the coding sequence ATGGTGGCGGAGCTGGAACATCGCACCTCGCTCGTGGACAAGCTGCTGGCCGAACAGGCGCAGCTTGGCACGGCGGTGGAGCAGTTTTCGGAGTGGCATGAACGCGGCACTCATGATGAACCGCTACAGGCGCGGCACTACCGCAGCCTCATCCCGATGCTGCGTCCCAAGCAAGGGGAGCAGTATGCATTCGAGGTGAATCTCGACCAGTGCACGGGTTGCAAGGCTTGTGTGGCAGCCTGCCACTCGCTCAATGGTCTCGATGATGACGAGAGCTGGCGCGATGTGGGCCTGCTGGTCGGTGATGTGTACATCCCCTACCAGCAGACGGTCACCACGGCGTGCCACCACTGCGTGGATCCCGCCTGCTCGAACGGCTGCCCAGTGCTCGCCTATTCGAAGGATGAGGAGACCGGCATCGTACGGCACCTTGATGACCAGTGCATCGGCTGCTCATACTGCATCCTGAAGTGCCCGTACGATGTGCCCAAATTCAACAAGAAGCGCGGCATCGTGCGCAAGTGCGACATGTGCCACCAGCGTCTCGCCGTGGGTGAAGCGCCCGCGTGTGTGCAGTCCTGCCCGAATGGCGCGATTGCGATCCGCATTGTGAATGTTTCTGAAACGATCACTGCGGCCACCACTGAGGTGAGCACGGCGCCCACTTCCACGTACTCCTCCAGCGCGCATCTGCTGCCGGATACGGTTTCTTCAGGCTATACACGCCCCTCCACCCGCTACGTCTCCAGCAAGCCGGTGCCTGCCTCCGCCATGGCAGTGAATGCGGCCACGCCTCCGGTGGAGCACACGCATGGACCGCTGGTTGTCATGCTGGTGCTCACGCAATTCGCGGCGGGCGTCTTCCTCTTTGCGCAGTCGAATGCGCTCGTGTCGTGGATTGGCACTGCGATTGCGTCGCTTGGCATTGGAGCCAGTATCGCTCACCTAGGGCAGCCGCTGAAAGCATGGCGGTGTTTCCTGGGCCTGCGCCGTTCATGGTTGAGCCGGGAGATTGTGGCCTTTGGCGGATTCCCTCCCGCGGGCGCTGCGGCGGCATTGGGCTTCATCCCCTCGTGGTGGGTGGCCGTCATTGGTTTCGCGTGCGTCTTCTGCTCCGTGATGGTGTATGTGGATACCCGCCGTCCGTTCTGGCAGATGAGCCAGACGCTGCCCAAGTTCTTCGGCACGGGGCTGGTACTGGGTGGAGCGCTGACGGCATGCTTTGGACTTGTCGCTCCAGGAATGGTGCTGGCCTTCGCCGCCGTGAAGCTGGTTTTCGAACTGCTCTATCTCTCCAGAGATGAAGAGCAACACACACGCACAAAGCGCCTTCTCTTGGGACCACTCAAAGTGTGGCACTTCAGCCGCTTCGCTCTCGGCATGTCCGGCGCCGCGCTGATGCTGCACTCGCCGATTGCCGGTTTGTTGGTCCTGCTCGCAGGGGAAATCTTGGAGCGCATCATCTTCTTCCGCGGCGGCGCTGCATGGAGAATGCCCGGGCACGCATGA
- a CDS encoding molybdopterin-dependent oxidoreductase, which translates to MNTPLLPAMTLREWDGPLTSQLVLEPANFGLGSLPTQAQPRSIARAICGFCSTGCGLKVHLNESKQAIGLTADTDYPVNMGMACPKGWEALTPLAAQDRATTPILNGEPVDWDTALQTFCRKFQAIMDQHGRESVAFLSTGQIMCEEMAFLGALAKFGMGMVHGDGNTRQCMATSVAAYKESFGFDAPPFTYADFEESDVLVFIGANPCIAHPIMWQRVLRNQHQPGIIVIDPRKTETAMAATQHVAIQPKADLLLLYCLARWLVDHGVIAEKFIEEHTRGFEEFREFLKDYAPEKHLSAIGISATEFEKLAWTITKGERVSFWWTMGVNQGHEATRTAQAIINLALMTGNIGRPGTGANSITGQCNAMGSRLFSNTTNLMGGHDFTNALHRQKVADVLDMPVERIPDKPSLAYDQIIQGIEDGTIKGLWMIATNAAHSWIQQKRVRELLHKLDFFVVQDMYATTESAELAHLVLPAAGWGEKEGTFINSERRIGVSRKVSRAPGQALADFHIFRLIAHYWGCSQLFSLWTSPESVFEILQEISKGQPCEISGIEGYDMLEACGGVQWPWKESDRSKVNGPEVTEGRVKPTQQRRLFEDGKFFTADGRAKFVFSAPRPVIEPTDKEYPLVLLTGRGTSAQWHTQTRTGKSAILRKLYPAEVYVEMHPLDARSRGIKDGEIVKVKSRRAEIEAQARVTSTVQRGQIFMPMHYAEVNQLTLTSVDPQSRQPSYKHCAVQVGALVGSAKRSRRRGGH; encoded by the coding sequence ATGAACACACCTCTTCTGCCAGCCATGACGTTGCGTGAGTGGGATGGTCCACTCACCTCCCAGCTTGTCCTTGAGCCGGCCAACTTCGGTCTCGGTAGCCTACCCACGCAGGCACAGCCGCGCTCCATCGCGCGCGCCATTTGTGGATTCTGCTCCACGGGATGCGGACTGAAGGTGCATCTCAATGAATCCAAGCAGGCCATCGGGCTCACCGCAGACACGGACTATCCGGTGAACATGGGCATGGCCTGCCCGAAAGGGTGGGAGGCACTCACGCCACTGGCTGCTCAAGATCGCGCCACGACTCCAATACTGAATGGTGAACCCGTAGATTGGGACACGGCGCTGCAGACCTTTTGCCGAAAGTTTCAAGCCATCATGGACCAGCATGGACGCGAGTCCGTCGCCTTCCTGAGCACCGGCCAGATCATGTGTGAGGAGATGGCTTTCCTCGGCGCGCTGGCGAAGTTCGGCATGGGAATGGTGCATGGCGATGGCAACACGCGCCAGTGCATGGCCACCTCCGTGGCGGCGTACAAGGAGAGCTTCGGCTTCGATGCTCCACCCTTCACGTATGCAGACTTTGAGGAGAGCGACGTGCTCGTCTTCATCGGTGCGAATCCGTGCATCGCCCATCCCATCATGTGGCAGCGGGTGCTCCGCAACCAACACCAGCCAGGCATCATCGTCATCGATCCGCGCAAAACGGAGACTGCAATGGCGGCCACGCAACATGTTGCCATCCAGCCCAAGGCGGATCTCCTGTTGCTGTATTGCCTGGCGCGCTGGCTGGTGGACCATGGTGTGATCGCGGAGAAGTTCATCGAAGAACACACGCGTGGCTTTGAGGAGTTCCGTGAGTTCCTGAAGGACTATGCGCCGGAGAAGCATCTCTCCGCCATTGGAATCAGTGCCACGGAGTTCGAGAAACTCGCGTGGACCATCACCAAGGGGGAGCGTGTTTCCTTCTGGTGGACCATGGGGGTGAACCAGGGCCATGAGGCGACTCGCACGGCGCAGGCCATCATCAACCTCGCGCTGATGACGGGAAACATCGGTCGCCCGGGCACCGGTGCGAACTCCATCACCGGCCAGTGCAATGCGATGGGATCGCGGCTGTTTTCCAACACCACGAACCTGATGGGCGGGCATGACTTCACGAATGCCCTCCACCGCCAGAAGGTCGCGGACGTGCTGGACATGCCAGTGGAGCGCATCCCGGACAAGCCCAGTCTCGCCTACGATCAAATCATCCAGGGCATCGAGGACGGCACGATCAAGGGCTTGTGGATGATTGCCACGAACGCGGCGCACTCCTGGATTCAGCAGAAGCGGGTGCGTGAGTTGCTGCACAAGCTCGACTTCTTCGTGGTGCAGGACATGTATGCCACCACCGAGAGCGCTGAGCTCGCGCACCTGGTACTGCCTGCCGCAGGATGGGGTGAAAAGGAGGGCACGTTCATCAATTCAGAGCGGCGCATTGGAGTTTCACGGAAAGTGTCGCGCGCTCCAGGACAGGCACTCGCCGATTTTCACATCTTCCGTCTCATCGCACACTACTGGGGCTGCTCACAGTTGTTCAGCCTCTGGACTTCCCCGGAGTCGGTGTTCGAGATTCTGCAGGAGATATCCAAAGGCCAGCCCTGTGAGATTTCCGGCATCGAAGGCTATGACATGCTGGAAGCGTGTGGCGGCGTGCAGTGGCCGTGGAAAGAGAGTGACCGGTCAAAGGTGAATGGTCCGGAGGTCACGGAAGGTCGTGTGAAGCCCACACAGCAGAGGCGGTTGTTCGAAGATGGAAAATTCTTCACTGCGGATGGCAGGGCGAAGTTTGTATTTTCAGCACCACGTCCCGTCATTGAACCCACGGACAAGGAGTATCCACTCGTACTGTTGACTGGTCGCGGTACATCGGCGCAGTGGCATACGCAGACACGTACCGGCAAGTCGGCAATCCTCCGGAAACTTTATCCCGCCGAGGTCTATGTGGAGATGCATCCGCTGGATGCGCGGAGCCGCGGCATCAAGGATGGTGAAATCGTGAAGGTGAAGTCCAGGCGCGCGGAGATCGAAGCCCAGGCGCGTGTGACCTCCACCGTGCAACGCGGACAGATCTTCATGCCGATGCACTATGCGGAGGTGAATCAGCTCACCTTGACCTCGGTGGATCCCCAGAGCAGGCAGCCGTCATACAAGCACTGCGCGGTGCAGGTGGGGGCGCTGGTGGGAAGTGCGAAGCGATCAAGGCGGAGAGGTGGGCATTAG
- a CDS encoding flavodoxin domain-containing protein: MSSVPLIPESAPFNTEQRAWLNGFLAGLLSRGESMTPGAPVPALQEKPRLLIAFGSQSGNAESLAKRLGKEASSRGFAARVAGLDSVQPSTLTAEQNVLVITSTWGEGDMPDNAESFWSGINQNGSSPTLGGLKYSVLALGDKNYGDTFCLAGRKLDERFAELGATCIHPRVDCDVDFDEPAKLWSEGVWKVLADSPSTTTAAPAPAIAEVITAAPATEATGVAAYSKKNPFPAPLVTNLKLNGASSAKDTRHIAFSLEGSGLVYETGDALGVIPQNCPEVVAGIIATYELDPAALVPLPDGGEAPLQEALQKYYEVRNFLGRKPPEAVSAVEFVGSLRKLQPRLYSIASSQKAHPNEVHLCVGSVRYEQDGIAHGGVCSTFLADRLPLGEPTGVFVHTAKHFRVPANPDVPMIMVGPGTGIAPFRAFLEEREATGAKGKNWLFFGDQKRKHDFLYDEQIHQWLKDGTLTRLDTAFSRDQAEKVYVQDRMMQAASELWQWLEEGAHFYVCGDASRMAKDVDAALHMLIQQQGHKSAEEATAYVADLKKTKRYARDVY; this comes from the coding sequence ATGTCCTCAGTACCGCTCATTCCCGAATCCGCCCCCTTCAACACGGAACAACGTGCCTGGTTGAACGGATTCCTGGCCGGACTTCTGAGCCGGGGAGAATCCATGACGCCTGGAGCGCCTGTGCCAGCCCTTCAGGAAAAGCCACGCTTGCTGATCGCATTCGGCAGCCAGAGTGGCAACGCAGAATCCTTGGCCAAACGGCTGGGCAAGGAAGCATCGAGCCGGGGCTTTGCAGCGCGAGTTGCGGGCCTCGACTCGGTGCAACCTTCCACCCTTACTGCAGAGCAGAACGTTCTCGTCATCACCAGCACCTGGGGTGAAGGCGACATGCCAGACAATGCCGAGTCCTTCTGGAGCGGCATCAATCAAAACGGTTCGTCGCCGACACTCGGAGGTCTGAAGTACTCCGTGCTCGCGCTGGGAGACAAGAACTACGGGGACACCTTCTGCCTCGCCGGTCGCAAGCTCGATGAGCGCTTCGCTGAACTTGGGGCCACTTGCATTCACCCGCGTGTCGATTGCGATGTCGACTTCGATGAGCCCGCGAAGCTCTGGAGCGAAGGCGTGTGGAAGGTGCTTGCCGACTCACCCTCTACCACCACAGCAGCGCCTGCTCCTGCGATTGCCGAAGTGATCACTGCTGCGCCCGCCACTGAGGCCACGGGAGTCGCGGCCTACTCGAAGAAGAATCCCTTCCCCGCTCCGCTCGTCACCAACCTCAAGTTGAATGGAGCCAGCTCCGCGAAAGACACCCGCCACATTGCCTTCTCACTCGAGGGAAGCGGACTCGTGTATGAAACGGGTGATGCGCTCGGCGTGATTCCGCAGAACTGCCCCGAGGTGGTCGCGGGCATCATCGCCACGTATGAACTGGATCCCGCTGCACTGGTGCCGCTGCCGGATGGTGGTGAAGCTCCGCTGCAGGAAGCGCTGCAGAAATACTATGAAGTGCGCAATTTCCTGGGTCGCAAGCCACCCGAGGCGGTGAGTGCGGTTGAGTTCGTCGGATCGCTGCGCAAGCTGCAGCCCCGGTTGTATTCCATCGCCTCCAGCCAGAAGGCGCACCCGAATGAAGTGCACCTCTGCGTGGGCTCCGTGCGCTATGAGCAGGATGGCATCGCTCACGGCGGCGTGTGCTCCACCTTCCTCGCGGACCGCCTTCCTCTGGGTGAGCCGACGGGCGTCTTCGTTCATACGGCCAAGCACTTCCGCGTGCCCGCCAATCCGGATGTTCCCATGATCATGGTGGGACCTGGAACGGGCATCGCACCTTTCCGCGCCTTCCTCGAAGAACGCGAGGCCACCGGAGCCAAGGGCAAGAACTGGCTCTTCTTCGGTGACCAGAAGCGGAAGCATGATTTCCTGTACGATGAACAGATACACCAGTGGCTGAAGGACGGGACTCTCACCCGCCTCGACACGGCCTTCTCCCGCGACCAGGCGGAGAAAGTGTATGTGCAGGACCGCATGATGCAGGCCGCCTCGGAACTCTGGCAGTGGCTGGAAGAAGGCGCGCACTTCTACGTGTGCGGCGATGCCTCCCGCATGGCGAAGGACGTGGATGCCGCGCTGCACATGCTCATCCAGCAGCAAGGCCACAAGTCCGCCGAAGAAGCCACCGCTTACGTGGCAGATCTCAAGAAAACCAAACGGTACGCTCGCGATGTCTACTGA
- a CDS encoding bifunctional protein-serine/threonine kinase/phosphatase has product MKLRSTTHGIAREEGKPSSDAFAVRAWGETVVAVLADGAGSGEPAREAAQRAVRSLIENYEARPRTWSPRRALTEFTQLLNRTLYQESLARFDRPEMVSTLAATVIEGDRLFGVNIGDSRVCLARNGILEILSEDHVEAERTHVLTRALGMAPEVVPHVFELTLLNGDIALLCSDGVSNHLSPEALAGELATNATARGIVKAAHMLAKDETMDDMSAIVLDVAQTGRLRAMSARDLSIPAALRKGEVVDGYELLRSFQDSDRVWLAEKNGQRVVLKFAPVEAVDSEAHLNAFVRETWNATRLDSGNFVTAHEPLGQTARFYVMEFVDAPSLSKVLQDRQLSVDSAIGLGRFLAESGSTLLRHDLVHGDIKPENILCVGDYAKLSFKLLDLGSAAEVFSVTSRAGTASYLAPERFHSAPISERTEIFAMGVTLYQSLTNAFPYGRIERFQTPVFHAAKRPTKLNPNIPPWLEAVILRAIARKPESRYQHYSEFIYDLTHPEKVEPFFEDDAPLLERNPLGFYKAGFYTLLLLCLWLLMQLLTRH; this is encoded by the coding sequence GTGAAGCTTCGCTCCACCACCCACGGCATCGCTCGCGAGGAAGGCAAACCTTCCTCCGACGCCTTCGCCGTGCGCGCATGGGGCGAGACGGTGGTGGCGGTCCTGGCTGATGGAGCCGGCAGTGGTGAGCCCGCACGTGAGGCAGCGCAACGCGCGGTGCGTTCGCTGATTGAAAACTACGAGGCGCGTCCCCGCACCTGGTCTCCGCGGCGGGCTCTCACGGAGTTCACGCAGTTGCTCAATCGCACGCTCTACCAGGAGTCACTCGCTCGCTTCGACCGGCCGGAAATGGTCTCCACGTTGGCAGCGACCGTCATTGAAGGGGACCGGCTCTTTGGTGTGAACATCGGAGACTCGCGTGTCTGCCTGGCGCGCAATGGCATCCTGGAAATCCTTTCCGAGGATCATGTGGAAGCGGAGCGCACCCATGTGCTCACCCGCGCCCTCGGCATGGCGCCGGAGGTGGTACCCCATGTATTCGAACTCACGCTACTGAATGGTGACATCGCCCTGCTCTGTTCGGATGGCGTCTCGAACCACCTTTCGCCAGAGGCACTCGCGGGTGAACTTGCCACGAATGCGACGGCACGCGGCATTGTGAAGGCAGCCCATATGCTGGCCAAGGACGAGACGATGGATGACATGAGCGCCATTGTGCTCGATGTTGCCCAGACCGGACGCCTTCGTGCCATGAGTGCGCGTGACCTCTCCATCCCTGCAGCCTTGCGCAAAGGTGAAGTCGTCGATGGATACGAACTCCTCCGCTCCTTTCAAGATAGCGACCGTGTCTGGCTCGCTGAGAAGAATGGCCAGCGCGTGGTGCTGAAGTTCGCTCCAGTCGAGGCAGTCGACAGCGAAGCGCACCTCAATGCCTTCGTCCGCGAAACATGGAATGCCACGCGACTGGACTCCGGAAATTTTGTCACCGCACACGAGCCCTTGGGACAAACGGCGCGGTTCTACGTGATGGAGTTCGTGGATGCGCCAAGCCTTTCCAAAGTGCTCCAGGACCGCCAACTCTCGGTGGACTCCGCCATCGGCCTGGGACGTTTCCTTGCCGAGTCAGGAAGCACGCTCCTGCGCCACGACCTGGTGCATGGGGACATCAAGCCAGAGAACATCCTCTGCGTGGGTGACTACGCGAAGCTGAGCTTCAAGCTGCTCGACCTCGGCAGCGCAGCAGAAGTTTTCTCGGTCACGTCTCGGGCCGGCACAGCGAGCTACCTGGCGCCGGAGCGCTTCCACAGTGCGCCCATCAGTGAGCGCACGGAGATCTTTGCCATGGGCGTCACGCTCTACCAGTCGCTCACGAATGCGTTTCCCTATGGGCGCATCGAGCGATTCCAGACACCGGTGTTCCATGCGGCGAAGCGCCCGACCAAACTGAATCCCAACATCCCTCCGTGGCTGGAGGCGGTCATCCTTCGGGCCATCGCACGCAAGCCCGAGAGCCGGTACCAGCACTACTCCGAATTCATCTACGACCTCACGCATCCTGAAAAAGTGGAGCCGTTCTTCGAGGACGATGCGCCACTACTGGAGCGCAATCCTCTCGGCTTCTATAAAGCTGGTTTCTACACACTGCTTTTGCTGTGCCTCTGGCTGCTGATGCAGTTGCTCACGCGGCACTGA